One window of Camelina sativa cultivar DH55 chromosome 4, Cs, whole genome shotgun sequence genomic DNA carries:
- the LOC104782460 gene encoding eukaryotic translation initiation factor 3 subunit F, with product MAAVSDHTVLQFVSPSSTTSGTTSVLTARIHPLVIFNVCDCFVRRPDSAERVIGTLLGSILPDGTVDIRNSYAVPHNESSDQVAVDIDYHHNMLASHLKVNPKEIIVGWYSTGAGVNGGSALIHDFYAREVANPIHLTVDTGFTNGEGTIKAFVSSNLSLGDRQLAAQFQEIPVDLRMVDAERVGFDVLKATAVDKLPNDLEGMELTMERLLTLINDVHKYVDGVVEGQTAPDNNIGRFIADAVASLPKLPPQVFDNLVNDSLQDQLLLLYLSSITRTQLSLAEKLNTAAQML from the exons ATGGCGGCAGTGAGCGACCACACCGTCTTGCAATTCGTGTCTCCGTCATCTACGACGTCCGGGACTACCTCTGTTCTCACGGCGAGGATCCACCCACTCGTTATCTTTAACGTCTGTGATTGCTTCGTGAGACGTCCTGACTCAGCTGAACGAGTCATCGGCACTCTCCTTGGATCTATCTTACCTGATGGAACCGTCGATATCCGCAATTCATACGCCGTCCCTCACAATGAATCTTCTGATCAG GTTGCTGTGGATATTGATTACCACCACAATATGTTAGCTTCACACCTTAAGGTGAATCCAAAAGAAATTATTGTCGGCTG GTATTCAACCGGTGCTGGGGTTAATGGTGGTAGTGCACTGATTCATGACTTCTATGCCAGAGAAGTTGCCAACCCAATTCACCTAACCGTGGACACTGGGTTTACAAATGGTGAGGGTACAATAAAAGCTTTTGTCTCTTCAAACCTTTCACTTGGTGATCGACAGCTCGCTGCACAATTTCAAGAGATTCCTGTTGATCTCCGTATGGTTGACGCTGAGAGAGTCGGAT TTGATGTCCTCAAGGCAACAGCTGTGGACAAACTCCCAAATGACTTGGAAGGAATGGAGCTTACAATGGAGAGGCTGCTGACTTTAATCAACGATGTACACAAATACGTTGACGGTGTTGTG GAAGGTCAAACAGCTCCAGACAACAACATAGGACGATTCATTGCAGATGCAGTAGCCTCCCTCCCCAAGTTACCTCCACAAGTCTTCGATAACCTCGTGAATGATAGTCTCCAG GATCAATTGCTTCTGTTGTACCTATCAAGCATAACAAGGACACAGTTGAGTCTAGCGGAGAAGCTAAACACTGCTGCTCAGATGCTGTAA